From a single Micromonospora carbonacea genomic region:
- a CDS encoding aldo/keto reductase — protein sequence MKYTNLGRTGLSVSRLCLGTMNFGPQTSEPDSFAVMDRAIEHGINFFDTANVYGWQTGEGITEQIIGRWFAQGGGRREKVVLATKVYGKMGDWPNEQGLSARHIIRACEDSLRRLQTDVIDLYQMHHVSRATPWEEIWQAMETLVAQGKVVYVGSSNFAGWHIGQAQAAAQQRNFLGLVSEQSIYNLLTRAVELEVVPAAQHYGLGIIPWSPLHGGLLSGALRKMAEGGAARSTSGRAAESLAEHRLTIEAYEKFCADLGHDPADVALGWLLSRPGVTAPIIGPRTIDQLDRSLGALDVRLDEAALTRLDELFPPVGKGGPGPEAWAW from the coding sequence ATGAAGTACACCAATCTGGGACGCACCGGCCTGTCGGTGAGTCGGCTCTGCCTCGGCACGATGAACTTCGGGCCGCAGACCAGCGAGCCGGACAGCTTCGCCGTCATGGACCGGGCGATCGAGCACGGCATCAACTTCTTCGACACCGCCAACGTGTACGGCTGGCAGACCGGTGAGGGCATCACCGAGCAGATCATCGGCCGCTGGTTCGCCCAGGGCGGCGGCCGGCGGGAGAAGGTGGTGCTGGCCACCAAGGTCTACGGCAAGATGGGCGACTGGCCCAACGAGCAGGGCCTCTCCGCCCGGCACATCATCCGGGCCTGCGAGGACTCGCTGCGCCGGCTCCAGACCGACGTCATCGACCTCTACCAGATGCACCACGTCTCCCGGGCGACCCCGTGGGAGGAGATCTGGCAGGCGATGGAGACCCTGGTCGCCCAGGGCAAGGTCGTCTACGTCGGATCGTCCAACTTCGCCGGTTGGCACATCGGGCAGGCGCAGGCGGCGGCGCAGCAGCGCAACTTCCTCGGCCTCGTCTCCGAGCAGTCCATCTACAACCTGCTGACCCGGGCCGTCGAGCTGGAGGTGGTGCCGGCCGCCCAGCACTACGGCCTCGGCATCATCCCCTGGTCCCCGCTGCACGGCGGGCTGCTGTCGGGCGCCCTGCGGAAGATGGCCGAGGGCGGGGCGGCCCGCAGCACCTCGGGCCGCGCCGCCGAGAGCCTGGCCGAGCACCGGTTGACCATCGAGGCGTACGAGAAGTTCTGCGCCGACCTCGGCCACGACCCGGCGGACGTGGCGCTCGGCTGGCTGCTCTCCCGGCCCGGGGTGACGGCCCCGATCATCGGCCCGCGCACCATCGACCAGCTCGACCGGTCGCTAGGCGCGCTGGACGTCCGGCTCGACGAGGCGGCGCTGACCCGGCTCGACGAGTTGTTCCCGCCGGTGGGCAAGGGCGGCCCCGGCCCGGAGGCGTGGGCCTGGTAG
- the sepH gene encoding septation protein SepH, whose protein sequence is MRPVRFVALSEDGQALVLADEVGRLLALPIDERIAGALHAEPGAPPLAVVPNTTDHPLPSLSPRDIQAKIRSGESAEDVARVAGVPVDRVLRYAGPVLQERAMLAQHARRTRLKGAEKPTPLAEVVNGRLAQHGIDTEKISWDAYRRDDGTWRIIATWPSGKATAQAVWDLDKTRQHVVPHDDMAQYLCAERPTPILGQEPAPERGGHALPGPSRGEPSRGGHGLPAAAGDHNRPGRDPIRAGRDALLASLDRPLGSTSGRGLEPRTPAAALAGSDAPRQRPVGGGAAALLGGGQGSAFDDDSDAPKEVPAVPSLAVLRPRRTGAAAAAASGGEATDASGKPRKRLPSWDDVLFGSGPAARESS, encoded by the coding sequence ATGCGCCCAGTACGCTTCGTCGCCCTCTCCGAGGACGGCCAGGCTCTGGTGCTCGCCGACGAGGTCGGGCGGCTGCTCGCCCTGCCCATCGACGAGCGCATCGCCGGCGCCCTGCACGCCGAGCCGGGCGCGCCCCCGCTCGCCGTGGTGCCGAACACCACCGACCACCCCCTGCCGTCGCTGTCCCCGCGCGACATCCAGGCCAAGATCCGTTCCGGCGAGTCCGCAGAGGACGTGGCGCGCGTCGCGGGCGTCCCGGTCGACCGCGTGCTCCGCTACGCGGGCCCGGTGCTCCAGGAGCGGGCGATGCTCGCCCAGCACGCCCGGCGCACCCGGCTCAAGGGCGCGGAGAAGCCGACGCCGCTGGCCGAGGTGGTCAACGGCCGGCTGGCCCAGCACGGGATCGACACCGAGAAGATCTCCTGGGACGCCTACCGCCGCGACGACGGCACCTGGCGGATCATCGCCACCTGGCCGTCGGGCAAGGCCACCGCGCAGGCCGTGTGGGACCTGGACAAGACCCGGCAGCACGTCGTCCCGCACGACGACATGGCGCAATACCTGTGCGCCGAGCGCCCCACGCCGATCCTCGGCCAGGAGCCCGCCCCGGAGCGCGGCGGCCACGCGCTGCCCGGCCCCTCGCGCGGCGAGCCGAGCCGGGGCGGGCACGGGCTGCCCGCGGCGGCCGGCGACCACAACCGACCGGGGCGCGACCCGATCCGCGCCGGGCGCGACGCCCTGCTCGCCTCCCTCGACCGGCCGCTCGGCTCGACGTCCGGCCGGGGCCTGGAGCCGCGCACGCCGGCGGCGGCGCTGGCCGGGTCGGACGCACCCCGGCAGCGGCCGGTCGGCGGCGGGGCGGCGGCCCTGCTCGGCGGCGGCCAGGGCTCGGCGTTCGACGACGACTCCGACGCGCCCAAGGAGGTCCCGGCCGTGCCGTCGCTGGCGGTGCTCCGGCCCCGCCGCACGGGCGCTGCCGCAGCGGCGGCCTCCGGCGGCGAGGCCACCGACGCCTCCGGCAAGCCGCGCAAGCGCCTGCCGAGCTGGGACGATGTGCTGTTCGGCAGCGGCCCGGCGGCCCGCGAGTCCTCCTGA
- the serC gene encoding phosphoserine transaminase produces MADAPTIRIPDDIKPADGRFGCGPSKVRPAAVSALADAATGFLGTSHRQKTVRDQVARLRRGIAEFYSLPEGYEVILGNGGTTAFWEVATFGLIRDRAQFATFGEFGAKFVKSVKDAPFLGEPTVRKAEPGSAPALVAEAGVDAYGLPQNETSTGVAVPISRVTGADEGALLLVDATSAAGGLAVDVAETDVYYFAPQKCFASDGGLWLALMSPAALDRAAEIKASGRYIPAFLDLVTAIDNSRLEQTYNTPALATIFLAAEQTDWMNEQGGLAWAAKRTAESAGIVYGWAERSAVATPFVTDPALRSNVVATIDFADGVDAAAIAKALRANGIVDTEPYRKLGRNQLRIALYPAVEPADVEALTASIDYVVERL; encoded by the coding sequence GTGGCTGACGCACCGACCATCCGGATTCCCGACGACATCAAGCCCGCCGACGGGCGGTTCGGCTGCGGGCCGTCCAAGGTCCGTCCGGCGGCCGTCTCCGCCCTCGCCGACGCGGCGACGGGCTTCCTGGGCACCTCGCACCGGCAGAAGACCGTCCGCGACCAGGTCGCCCGGCTGCGGCGCGGCATCGCCGAGTTCTACTCCCTCCCCGAGGGCTACGAGGTGATCCTCGGCAACGGCGGCACCACCGCCTTCTGGGAGGTCGCGACGTTCGGCCTGATCCGCGACCGGGCGCAGTTCGCCACCTTCGGCGAGTTCGGCGCGAAGTTCGTCAAGTCGGTCAAGGACGCCCCGTTCCTCGGCGAGCCCACCGTGCGCAAGGCCGAGCCGGGCAGCGCCCCGGCGCTGGTCGCCGAGGCCGGCGTCGACGCGTACGGGCTGCCGCAGAACGAGACCTCCACCGGCGTCGCGGTGCCGATCAGCCGGGTCACCGGGGCCGACGAGGGCGCGCTGCTGCTGGTCGACGCGACCTCGGCGGCCGGCGGCCTGGCGGTGGACGTCGCCGAGACCGACGTCTACTACTTCGCCCCGCAGAAGTGCTTCGCCTCCGACGGCGGCCTCTGGCTGGCCCTGATGTCGCCGGCCGCCCTGGACCGGGCCGCCGAGATCAAGGCGTCGGGCCGCTACATCCCGGCGTTCCTCGACCTGGTCACCGCGATCGACAACTCGCGGCTGGAGCAGACCTACAACACCCCGGCGCTGGCCACCATCTTCCTGGCCGCCGAGCAGACCGACTGGATGAACGAGCAGGGCGGCCTGGCCTGGGCGGCCAAGCGCACGGCCGAGAGCGCCGGCATCGTGTACGGCTGGGCCGAGCGCTCCGCCGTGGCGACCCCGTTCGTCACCGACCCGGCGCTGCGCTCCAACGTGGTCGCCACGATCGACTTCGCCGACGGGGTGGACGCGGCGGCGATCGCCAAGGCGCTGCGGGCCAACGGCATCGTCGACACCGAGCCCTACCGGAAGCTGGGCCGCAACCAGCTCCGCATCGCGCTCTACCCGGCCGTCGAGCCGGCCGACGTGGAGGCGCTGACCGCCTCGATCGACTACGTGGTCGAGCGGCTCTGA
- a CDS encoding 2'-5' RNA ligase family protein — translation MTGADVPDAGMRLFVGVFPPPEAVADLSTAVARLRVGRAAAAGTNVRLADPARAHLTVAFLGQVDASRLVDVENALGPAAETFRTRDLPAADRPAADQAVVDLPGADRPVADLPETGRAVAELPVTDRPAGGRTGSAVLRLGGGGSFGRGRFTVLWVDVRGDVEALRVLARLVRAGLRRGRLPYDEKPFTPHLTIARPGDRVDRADVAADREALHDYLGPPWPATELVLVRSHQGPKPTYDRVAAWPI, via the coding sequence GTGACCGGCGCGGACGTGCCCGACGCGGGCATGCGGCTCTTCGTGGGGGTCTTTCCACCGCCCGAGGCCGTCGCCGACCTGAGCACCGCGGTGGCCCGGCTCCGGGTCGGGCGCGCGGCGGCGGCCGGCACCAACGTCAGGCTCGCCGACCCGGCGCGGGCGCACCTCACCGTGGCCTTCCTCGGCCAGGTCGACGCCAGCCGCCTCGTCGACGTCGAGAACGCCCTCGGCCCCGCCGCCGAGACGTTCCGCACCCGGGACCTGCCGGCAGCCGACCGACCGGCAGCCGACCAAGCGGTGGTCGACCTGCCGGGGGCCGACCGACCGGTAGCCGATCTGCCGGAGACCGGTCGAGCAGTGGCCGAGCTGCCGGTAACCGACCGACCGGCGGGCGGCCGGACCGGGTCGGCGGTGCTGCGGCTCGGCGGCGGGGGTAGCTTCGGCCGGGGCCGGTTCACGGTCCTCTGGGTGGACGTGCGCGGCGACGTCGAGGCGTTGCGCGTCCTGGCCCGGCTCGTCCGGGCGGGGCTGCGCCGGGGCAGACTGCCGTACGACGAGAAGCCGTTCACCCCGCACCTCACCATCGCCCGCCCCGGCGACCGGGTCGACCGCGCCGACGTGGCCGCCGACCGGGAGGCCCTGCACGACTACCTGGGGCCGCCGTGGCCGGCCACCGAGCTGGTGCTGGTCCGCAGCCACCAGGGCCCGAAGCCGACGTACGACCGGGTGGCCGCCTGGCCGATCTGA
- a CDS encoding citrate synthase 2 translates to MADFKPGLEGVVAFETEIAEPDREGGALRYRGVDIEDLIGQVSFGNVWALLVDGRFGPGLPPAEPFPVPVHSGDIRVDVQSAVAMLAPYWGLSQLLDISDSQAREDLARVSVTALSFVAQSARGLGLPAVPQKEIDKAETIVERFMKRWRGEPDPRHVKAVDAYFISAAEHGLNASTFTARIVASTGADAAACISSGIGALSGPLHGGAPSRVLSMLEAVERSGDAEGYVKGVLDRGERLMGFGHRVYRAEDPRARVLRRTAKELGAPRFEIAEALEKAALAELQARRPDRVLATNVEFWSAVVLDFAEVPAHMFTSMFTCARMGGWSAHILEQKKLQRLVRPSARYVGPGTRKPQQVEGWDAIPHGV, encoded by the coding sequence ATGGCCGACTTCAAACCGGGTCTGGAGGGCGTCGTAGCCTTCGAGACCGAGATCGCCGAGCCGGACCGCGAGGGCGGCGCGCTGCGCTACCGCGGCGTGGACATCGAGGATCTGATCGGTCAGGTCTCCTTCGGCAACGTCTGGGCGCTGCTGGTCGACGGCCGGTTCGGCCCCGGCCTGCCGCCGGCCGAGCCGTTCCCGGTGCCCGTGCACTCCGGCGACATCCGGGTCGACGTGCAGTCCGCCGTCGCGATGCTCGCGCCGTACTGGGGGCTCAGCCAGCTCCTCGACATCTCCGACTCCCAGGCCCGCGAGGACCTCGCCCGGGTGTCGGTCACCGCGCTCTCCTTCGTCGCCCAGTCCGCGCGCGGCCTGGGCCTGCCGGCCGTGCCGCAGAAGGAGATCGACAAGGCGGAGACGATCGTCGAGCGCTTCATGAAGCGCTGGCGCGGCGAGCCCGACCCCCGCCACGTGAAGGCCGTCGACGCCTACTTCATCTCGGCCGCCGAGCACGGCCTGAACGCCTCCACCTTCACCGCCCGGATCGTCGCCTCCACCGGCGCCGACGCCGCCGCCTGCATCTCCTCCGGCATCGGCGCGCTCTCCGGTCCCCTGCACGGCGGCGCGCCGTCGCGGGTGCTCAGCATGCTGGAGGCCGTCGAGCGCAGCGGCGACGCCGAGGGCTACGTCAAGGGCGTCCTCGACCGGGGCGAGCGGCTGATGGGCTTCGGCCACCGGGTCTACCGGGCCGAGGACCCGCGCGCCCGCGTGCTGCGCCGCACTGCCAAGGAGCTGGGCGCGCCGCGCTTCGAGATCGCCGAGGCGCTGGAGAAGGCGGCCCTGGCCGAGCTCCAGGCCCGCCGCCCGGACCGGGTGCTCGCCACGAACGTCGAGTTCTGGTCGGCCGTGGTGCTCGACTTCGCCGAGGTGCCCGCGCACATGTTCACCTCGATGTTCACCTGCGCCCGGATGGGCGGCTGGAGCGCGCACATCCTGGAGCAGAAGAAGCTCCAGCGGCTGGTCCGCCCGTCCGCCCGCTACGTCGGGCCGGGCACCCGCAAGCCGCAGCAGGTCGAGGGCTGGGACGCCATCCCGCACGGCGTGTAA